A section of the Roseivirga sp. BDSF3-8 genome encodes:
- a CDS encoding site-specific DNA-methyltransferase — MELNKIIKGDSVQSLANFEESLIDLIYFDPPFFTQKTHSLRKGKDKLYKFDDKFNSLEEYLSLIENVLVQSKRVLKPTGSVFLHCDKTASHHIRVILDKVFGHNNFQSEIVWTYRRWSNSKKGLLNSHQIIFFYSKTNNFKFNPIFTNYSPTTNIDQILQDRERDKFGKSVYKRDSQGNIVLGKEKRGVPLSDVWEIPYLNPKAKERTGYPTQKPVLLLNRIIELVTDEGDLVVDPFCGSGTTCVSAKNLNRNYLGIDQSCDAVELAKCRLDDMVITQSNLLKNGEESYIEKSEKDLAILQTIGAVPVQRNSGIDGFLKEQIDGKPVPIKIQGKHDSLDDSIEKIEKASRGKGYDLKIVIQTREAGVRRLFGINSNVEIIKSLDLLTKEKLNSHFKKTDDFEKNSN; from the coding sequence ATGGAGTTGAATAAAATTATTAAAGGTGACAGTGTACAAAGCCTTGCAAATTTTGAAGAAAGTCTCATAGATTTGATTTATTTTGACCCACCGTTCTTTACGCAAAAAACCCATTCACTTAGAAAAGGAAAGGATAAACTCTATAAGTTTGACGATAAATTCAATTCCCTCGAAGAATACTTAAGTCTTATTGAAAATGTTTTAGTTCAATCAAAGCGAGTTCTTAAACCAACAGGTAGCGTTTTTCTACATTGCGATAAAACTGCTTCTCATCATATAAGAGTAATCCTAGATAAAGTTTTTGGTCATAATAACTTTCAAAGTGAAATAGTATGGACATATAGAAGATGGTCTAATTCAAAAAAAGGATTACTAAATTCTCATCAAATAATCTTCTTTTATTCTAAAACTAATAACTTTAAATTTAATCCTATTTTTACAAACTATTCCCCAACCACAAATATTGATCAAATACTACAGGATAGAGAACGTGATAAATTTGGCAAGTCTGTTTATAAAAGAGATAGCCAAGGTAACATAGTATTGGGTAAAGAAAAAAGAGGAGTTCCGCTATCCGATGTTTGGGAAATTCCATATTTAAACCCTAAAGCAAAAGAAAGAACAGGCTATCCAACTCAAAAGCCAGTATTATTGTTAAATCGAATTATTGAACTTGTAACTGACGAAGGTGACTTAGTTGTCGATCCTTTTTGTGGGAGTGGAACTACCTGTGTTTCTGCGAAAAACCTAAATAGAAATTATTTAGGTATAGACCAATCTTGTGATGCTGTCGAACTTGCAAAATGCAGACTGGATGATATGGTTATTACCCAATCTAATTTATTGAAAAATGGGGAGGAAAGCTATATTGAAAAGTCTGAAAAAGACTTAGCAATATTACAGACTATAGGAGCTGTTCCAGTCCAAAGAAATTCTGGGATCGATGGTTTTTTAAAAGAACAAATAGACGGCAAGCCTGTACCTATCAAAATTCAAGGAAAACATGATTCCTTGGATGATAGCATAGAAAAAATTGAAAAGGCATCAAGAGGAAAGGGCTATGATTTAAAAATTGTTATTCAAACGAGAGAAGCAGGTGTGAGAAGGTTATTTGGGATAAATTCTAATGTAGAAATAATTAAATCATTAGACCTTCTCACCAAAGAGAAGTTAAATAGTCATTTTAAAAAAACTGATGACTTCGAAAAGAATTCAAACTAA
- a CDS encoding ApaLI family restriction endonuclease, whose amino-acid sequence MDILKDKIKKLAERYSANLGDKIARRKEEMKGDDNSHYLIYRVLGITVEEGELIDIYQNTGRFLYKYAGSFLEEAATLCFNFKYPDGIKTKIENTLGKRPKTFEIDFLNGNDAIEVKWRDATTDGDHITKEHTRVKVIKGHGYTPIRVMFYYPQRQQAIRIQETLKTLYTGVEGEYYAGDEAWDYLKNYCGVDLKQILIEIANENESKLTQQIENEVKDKRKD is encoded by the coding sequence ATGGATATTTTGAAGGACAAGATAAAAAAATTAGCCGAGAGGTATTCTGCAAATCTTGGTGATAAAATCGCTAGGCGGAAAGAAGAAATGAAAGGTGATGACAACTCTCATTATCTTATTTACAGAGTACTAGGAATCACTGTAGAGGAGGGTGAACTAATAGATATTTACCAAAATACGGGTCGATTTTTGTATAAATATGCAGGATCGTTTTTAGAAGAAGCGGCAACTTTGTGCTTTAATTTTAAATACCCTGATGGGATAAAGACAAAAATAGAAAATACCTTGGGCAAAAGGCCTAAAACATTTGAAATTGATTTTTTAAATGGCAATGACGCTATTGAGGTGAAATGGAGGGATGCCACTACGGATGGCGATCATATTACAAAAGAGCATACGAGAGTTAAGGTAATAAAAGGCCATGGATATACACCAATCCGAGTTATGTTTTATTATCCCCAAAGACAACAAGCGATTCGAATTCAAGAAACTTTAAAAACACTTTATACCGGTGTCGAAGGAGAATACTATGCAGGAGATGAAGCATGGGACTATCTTAAAAATTATTGTGGAGTAGACTTAAAACAGATTTTAATTGAGATAGCAAATGAAAATGAATCAAAATTAACTCAACAAATAGAAAATGAGGTTAAAGATAAAAGGAAAGATTGA
- a CDS encoding TolC family protein, whose product MKTYMYKALGVLAVILMFTACSVPSITNRSANTHVPAAYHGPQDTTNTARINWKEYFADPYLHALIDSALSNNQELHITLQQLQIYKNDISARKGEYLPSVTLGARSGVEKRARYTPLGAMEATTHIEPGKEMPGMEMPEPLPDFMIGAFATWEVDIWRKLRNAKKAATMEYLASLEGRNFMVTNLVAEIADAYYQLLALDSELAIIQQNIRITRNVLQIVRYQKQATRATELAVKRFEAQLLNIQGLQYDIQQEIIEAENHINFLVGRFPQPVQRSSQDFNNLTPPAVHAGIPAQLLQNRPDIRQAELELEAAKLDVKVARAQFYPSLGITAGVGYQAFNPSYLLRTPESMLYSLAGDLVAPLVNRNAIKAGYRNANARQLQAVIDYEQTILRAYIEVVNQLSAIDNLAQSYDLKQQQVQVLNTSIDISNDLFRSTRADYMEVLMTQRDALESKFQLIELKKRQLTAIVTIYQALGGGWTRQSTQ is encoded by the coding sequence ATGAAAACATATATGTATAAAGCACTGGGCGTGCTCGCGGTAATACTCATGTTTACCGCCTGCTCCGTGCCCTCCATCACCAACCGTAGTGCCAATACCCATGTACCTGCCGCCTACCACGGCCCTCAGGACACCACCAATACCGCACGCATAAACTGGAAGGAATATTTTGCAGACCCCTATTTGCATGCCCTCATAGACAGCGCCCTCAGCAATAACCAGGAGCTCCACATTACCCTACAGCAGCTACAGATATACAAAAATGACATAAGCGCACGCAAAGGCGAGTACCTCCCCTCCGTCACCCTCGGGGCCCGTAGCGGTGTAGAAAAGCGCGCCCGCTACACCCCCCTCGGTGCCATGGAGGCCACCACCCACATAGAGCCAGGCAAAGAGATGCCCGGCATGGAGATGCCCGAGCCCCTACCCGATTTTATGATAGGCGCCTTCGCCACCTGGGAAGTAGACATCTGGCGTAAGCTCCGCAACGCCAAAAAAGCCGCCACCATGGAATACCTCGCAAGCCTCGAAGGCCGTAACTTCATGGTCACCAACCTCGTCGCAGAAATAGCCGATGCCTATTACCAACTGCTCGCCCTCGACAGTGAGCTTGCCATCATACAACAGAACATCCGCATCACCCGCAACGTCCTCCAGATCGTACGCTACCAGAAGCAAGCCACCCGAGCCACCGAGCTCGCCGTCAAGCGATTCGAAGCCCAGTTGCTCAACATTCAAGGCCTGCAGTACGACATACAGCAGGAAATCATAGAGGCCGAAAACCACATCAACTTCCTCGTAGGCCGCTTTCCACAGCCCGTGCAGCGCAGCAGCCAGGACTTCAACAACCTCACCCCTCCCGCAGTACACGCCGGTATACCTGCACAACTACTGCAGAACCGCCCCGACATACGCCAGGCCGAGCTCGAACTTGAAGCCGCCAAGCTCGATGTAAAGGTCGCAAGGGCACAGTTCTACCCCAGCCTCGGCATCACTGCCGGTGTTGGCTACCAGGCCTTTAACCCCAGCTACCTCCTCCGCACCCCCGAAAGCATGCTCTACTCACTCGCCGGTGACCTCGTTGCCCCACTCGTAAACCGGAACGCCATCAAAGCCGGGTACCGCAACGCCAACGCCCGCCAACTGCAGGCCGTCATCGACTACGAGCAGACCATCCTCCGCGCCTACATCGAAGTCGTAAACCAGCTCTCCGCCATAGACAACCTCGCGCAGAGCTACGACCTCAAGCAGCAGCAGGTACAGGTCCTCAACACCTCCATCGACATCAGCAACGACCTCTTCCGGTCCACCCGCGCCGACTACATGGAAGTCCTCATGACCCAGCGCGACGCCCTCGAGTCCAAGTTCCAACTCATAGAGCTCAAAAAGCGCCAGCTCACCGCCATCGTCACCATCTACCAGGCCCTCGGCGGCGGCTGGACCAGACAGTCCACCCAGTAG
- a CDS encoding efflux RND transporter permease subunit, translating into MFKKFIHRPVLAIVISVIIVFVGTLSIKQLPISQFPQIAPTTVNIFIAYPGSSADVLVKSTLITLEQAINGVQDMRYIATDATSAGEATLRVIFEPGTDPNDAVIRVKTRVDQVMPLLPELVQREGVIITPIQPSMLMYVNLYSNDSTMDEKFLYNYATVQMIPEISRTKGVARAQILGSRRYAMRVWLNPDRMRAYNLAVEDVMEALEEQSIIGRPGRLGQSSGIAAQSLEYVLTYQGRYNEPQQYEDIIIRANAEGQSIHLRDIATVELGSEFFDIYSNLDGHPSAAIVLKQNYGSNASEVIEEVKARLQDMKGTFPPGMDYKISYDVSQFLDASIEQVVHTLRDAFILVAIVVFIFLGDWRSTLIPILAVPVSLIGAFFVIQIFGLSINLVTLFALVLAIGIVVDDAIVVVEAVHAKFDEQPRISPYNAVRQVLGEISGAIIAITAVMVSVFLPISFMSGPVGTFYRQFSITMASSIVISALIALTLTPVLCAMLLKNHHGQHKKHNILTRSLDSFNRGFDKITGKYLNLLRRIVSRRWLTWAILALFALGIFLENQILPSGFIPSEDQGTIYAIIQTPPGSTLERTNKVSQELQKICEEIDGVESVSSLAGYEIMTEGRGSNAGTCLINLKPWSQREHNVHQIMEELEEETRGLGAVIEFFEPPAIPGFGSSGGFSLRLLDKTNDTDYQEFDKINQDFMDNLRARPELSGLFTFFAANYPQYELQIDNNLAMQKGVSIGKAMENLNILIGSTYEQGFIKFGQFFKVYVQSDPRFRRLPSDILKMYVRNEDGEMVPYSSFMKLRKTQGPNEVTRFNLYNSAAIQGLPAKGYTTADAIQAIREVAAQTLPKGYDIAWEGLSYDESNRGNEALYVFLIVLTFVYLVLAAQYESFIIPLAVVFSLPVGVFGSFMLLQLMGLQNDIYAQIGLIMLVGLLGKNAVLIVEFAVQKRQQGLTIFQAAIESAKVRFRPILMTSFAFIAGLIPLIIASGAGAIGNRTIGASALGGMLLGTIFGVIIVPGLYFIFAKLADGRHLIKNEDQSPLSEEKHHENIYV; encoded by the coding sequence ATGTTTAAGAAATTCATACACAGACCGGTACTCGCCATCGTGATCTCCGTGATCATCGTATTTGTCGGTACCCTCTCCATAAAGCAACTGCCCATATCACAGTTTCCGCAGATTGCCCCTACTACCGTCAACATCTTCATAGCATACCCCGGCTCCAGTGCCGATGTGCTCGTCAAATCCACCCTTATCACCCTCGAGCAGGCCATCAACGGCGTGCAGGACATGCGCTACATAGCCACCGACGCCACCAGCGCCGGTGAGGCCACCCTCCGCGTCATCTTTGAGCCCGGCACCGACCCTAACGATGCCGTTATCCGCGTAAAGACCCGCGTAGACCAGGTCATGCCCCTGCTCCCAGAGCTCGTACAGCGCGAGGGCGTCATCATCACCCCCATACAGCCCAGCATGCTCATGTACGTCAACCTCTACTCCAACGACTCCACCATGGACGAGAAGTTCCTCTACAACTACGCCACCGTGCAGATGATCCCCGAGATCTCCCGCACCAAAGGCGTCGCCCGTGCCCAGATACTCGGTAGCCGCCGCTACGCCATGCGCGTATGGCTCAATCCCGACCGCATGCGCGCCTACAACCTCGCCGTAGAGGACGTCATGGAAGCCCTCGAAGAGCAAAGCATAATCGGACGCCCCGGCCGCCTCGGCCAGAGCTCCGGCATCGCCGCCCAGTCACTCGAGTACGTACTCACCTACCAGGGCCGGTACAACGAACCACAGCAGTACGAAGACATCATCATCCGCGCCAATGCCGAAGGCCAAAGCATCCACCTGCGCGACATCGCCACCGTAGAGCTCGGCTCCGAGTTTTTCGATATCTATTCCAACCTCGACGGCCACCCCTCTGCCGCCATCGTCCTCAAGCAAAACTACGGCAGTAACGCCAGCGAAGTCATAGAAGAAGTAAAAGCCAGGCTGCAAGACATGAAAGGCACCTTTCCTCCCGGCATGGACTACAAGATCAGCTACGACGTATCACAGTTCCTCGATGCCAGTATAGAGCAAGTCGTCCACACCCTCCGCGACGCCTTCATACTCGTCGCCATCGTCGTATTCATTTTCCTCGGCGACTGGCGGTCCACCCTCATCCCCATCCTCGCCGTGCCCGTCTCACTGATTGGCGCCTTTTTCGTCATACAGATCTTCGGCCTATCCATCAACCTCGTCACCCTCTTCGCCCTCGTCCTCGCCATCGGTATCGTCGTAGATGATGCCATCGTCGTCGTAGAGGCCGTCCACGCCAAGTTCGATGAGCAGCCCCGCATCAGCCCCTACAACGCCGTCAGGCAAGTATTAGGAGAGATCAGCGGCGCCATCATCGCCATTACCGCCGTCATGGTATCCGTATTTCTGCCCATCTCCTTCATGTCCGGCCCCGTCGGCACCTTCTACAGGCAGTTCAGCATCACCATGGCCAGCAGCATCGTCATCTCAGCCCTTATTGCCCTTACCCTTACCCCCGTCCTCTGCGCCATGCTGCTCAAAAACCACCATGGTCAGCACAAAAAGCACAACATCCTTACCCGCTCCCTCGACAGCTTCAACCGCGGCTTCGATAAGATCACCGGTAAGTACTTAAACCTCCTCAGGCGCATCGTCAGCCGCAGGTGGCTCACCTGGGCCATACTCGCCCTCTTTGCCCTCGGCATCTTCCTCGAAAACCAGATACTCCCCTCCGGCTTTATCCCCAGCGAAGACCAGGGCACCATCTACGCCATCATACAAACCCCTCCCGGCTCCACCCTCGAGCGTACCAATAAAGTATCCCAGGAGCTCCAGAAGATATGTGAAGAAATAGACGGCGTAGAGTCCGTCTCCTCACTCGCCGGCTACGAGATCATGACCGAAGGCCGCGGCAGCAATGCCGGCACCTGCCTCATCAACCTCAAGCCCTGGTCACAGCGCGAGCATAACGTCCACCAGATCATGGAAGAACTCGAAGAAGAGACCCGCGGCCTAGGTGCCGTCATCGAGTTCTTCGAGCCACCCGCCATACCCGGTTTCGGTAGCTCCGGCGGCTTCTCCCTGCGCCTGCTCGACAAGACCAACGACACCGACTACCAGGAGTTTGATAAGATAAACCAGGACTTCATGGACAACCTGCGCGCCCGTCCCGAGCTTAGCGGCCTATTCACCTTCTTTGCCGCCAACTACCCCCAGTACGAGCTGCAGATAGACAATAACCTCGCCATGCAGAAAGGCGTCTCCATCGGCAAAGCCATGGAAAACCTCAACATCCTCATAGGCAGCACCTACGAGCAAGGCTTTATCAAGTTCGGGCAGTTCTTCAAAGTCTACGTCCAGTCAGACCCCCGCTTCAGAAGACTCCCCTCCGATATCCTCAAAATGTACGTGCGCAACGAAGACGGCGAAATGGTTCCCTATTCCTCCTTCATGAAACTCAGGAAGACCCAGGGGCCTAACGAAGTCACCCGCTTCAACCTCTACAACTCCGCCGCCATACAAGGCCTCCCCGCCAAAGGCTACACCACCGCCGATGCCATACAGGCCATCCGCGAAGTAGCCGCCCAGACCCTCCCCAAAGGCTACGACATCGCCTGGGAAGGCCTCAGCTACGACGAGTCCAATCGCGGCAACGAAGCCCTCTACGTATTCCTTATCGTACTCACCTTCGTATACCTCGTCCTCGCCGCACAGTACGAGAGCTTCATCATACCCCTCGCAGTCGTATTCTCCCTGCCCGTAGGCGTGTTCGGCTCCTTCATGCTCCTCCAGCTCATGGGCCTCCAAAACGACATCTACGCCCAGATAGGCCTCATCATGCTCGTAGGCCTCCTCGGTAAAAATGCCGTCCTCATCGTAGAGTTTGCCGTACAGAAGCGCCAGCAAGGCCTCACCATATTCCAAGCCGCCATAGAAAGCGCCAAAGTGCGATTCAGGCCCATACTCATGACCTCATTCGCCTTTATAGCAGGGCTCATACCCCTCATCATCGCCAGTGGCGCAGGCGCCATCGGCAACCGTACCATAGGCGCCTCCGCCCTCGGCGGCATGCTCCTCGGTACCATTTTCGGCGTCATCATCGTCCCCGGCCTCTACTTCATTTTCGCCAAACTGGCAGACGGCCGCCACCTCATCAAAAACGAAGATCAATCCCCACTATCAGAAGAAAAACACCATGAAAACATATATGTATAA
- a CDS encoding efflux RND transporter periplasmic adaptor subunit: MRNILMIISLCALVAHAGCESHREHHVEETTFIVTSPVRMDTTITEDYVSQIHSIQHIELRAQERGFLEKIYVDEGQFVKKGQLLFQIMPRLYEAELKKAQAEVNFAEIEYQNTKQLADKNIVAPNELAMARSKLEKAKAERALAQVHLSFTQIRAPFDGIIDRFHVRQGSLLEEGELLTTLSDNSKMWVYYNVPEAEYLDYRAKVKKDSSIQVGLLMANHKMFPYPGVVQTIEADFNHETGNIPFRATFPNPDGLLRHGETGNIRMTVPLKGALLIPQKTTYEVMDKKYVYLVDDQGIIHARQITVSAEMPHLYAVQSGLTEKDHILLEGLRLVRDNEQIKYNVVAPQKAIAQLHLYAE; the protein is encoded by the coding sequence ATGAGAAATATACTCATGATCATCAGCCTCTGCGCCCTCGTCGCCCATGCAGGCTGTGAATCACACCGTGAACATCACGTAGAAGAGACCACCTTTATCGTCACCAGTCCCGTCAGGATGGACACCACCATTACCGAAGATTATGTATCACAGATACACTCCATACAGCATATAGAACTCCGTGCCCAGGAGCGCGGCTTCCTCGAAAAAATCTATGTAGACGAAGGCCAGTTTGTCAAAAAAGGCCAGCTACTCTTCCAGATCATGCCCCGGCTCTACGAAGCCGAGCTCAAAAAAGCCCAGGCCGAAGTAAACTTTGCCGAAATAGAATACCAGAACACCAAGCAACTCGCCGATAAGAACATCGTCGCACCTAACGAGCTCGCCATGGCCCGGTCCAAGCTCGAAAAAGCCAAAGCCGAGAGAGCCCTCGCCCAGGTCCACCTGTCCTTTACCCAGATACGTGCCCCCTTTGATGGCATCATAGACCGCTTTCATGTGCGCCAAGGCAGCCTGCTCGAAGAAGGCGAGCTCCTAACCACCCTCAGCGACAACAGCAAGATGTGGGTATACTACAACGTCCCCGAAGCCGAGTACCTCGACTACCGCGCCAAGGTTAAAAAAGACAGCAGTATCCAAGTAGGCCTCCTTATGGCCAACCACAAGATGTTTCCCTACCCAGGCGTCGTGCAGACCATAGAGGCCGACTTTAACCACGAGACCGGAAATATCCCCTTCAGAGCCACCTTCCCCAACCCCGACGGCCTCCTGCGCCACGGCGAAACCGGCAACATACGCATGACCGTCCCCCTGAAAGGCGCCCTCCTCATACCCCAGAAAACCACCTACGAAGTCATGGACAAAAAGTACGTGTACCTCGTAGACGACCAGGGCATCATCCATGCCCGCCAGATCACCGTCAGTGCCGAAATGCCCCACCTCTACGCCGTACAGAGCGGCCTTACCGAAAAGGACCACATCCTCCTCGAAGGCCTGCGACTCGTGCGTGACAATGAGCAGATCAAATACAATGTCGTAGCCCCCCAAAAGGCCATCGCCCAACTCCACCTGTACGCAGAATAA
- a CDS encoding oxygenase MpaB family protein has product MKALDTYPETLNEFRSAADPLADSVVEQILTSGFDKEISQIFVAFSEAESINPSSFSGLSPGLAAILIEYFQTTRSLPPWVDEKRILLGSKVFSTYGPAIFMLLNISSLPLCYSCAKGAKVLYDTGRLLHQPRGIDPMSRRLMDTAQMILDVMLPGGLIEGGKGIVTIQKVRLIHAAIRYYLKEHAPTGAWDTKHYGEPINQEDMAGTLLAFSAVTLTGLKQLNTELSETEMDAYMHGWKVAGHLMGIHQSLLPDTYQEGFELAVKIIQHQAAESAEGKALTGSCIELINAMVPGKIFHDIPKYLINFFMKEYADASGVDLSKCIGVHIPAGTRDNIAMTVAKFAFGTFSRLDNKVCITKIVPTFNRLMLQGLINLFNSRKSTRFTIPPSLQRDWVVTGSKGTYKLITAK; this is encoded by the coding sequence GTGAAAGCTTTAGACACATATCCAGAAACCCTGAATGAATTCAGGTCAGCGGCTGATCCTTTGGCAGATAGTGTCGTTGAACAGATCCTCACATCCGGATTCGATAAAGAAATCAGCCAGATCTTTGTCGCTTTCAGTGAAGCAGAAAGTATAAACCCATCGTCCTTTTCCGGCCTCTCTCCTGGCCTCGCCGCTATACTTATCGAGTACTTCCAGACCACCCGGTCACTCCCCCCATGGGTGGATGAAAAGCGCATACTCCTCGGCAGCAAAGTGTTCAGCACATACGGCCCCGCCATCTTTATGCTCTTAAACATCAGTTCACTGCCCCTGTGCTATTCCTGCGCCAAGGGCGCTAAGGTGCTGTATGACACCGGCAGGCTATTACACCAACCCAGGGGCATAGACCCCATGAGCAGAAGGCTGATGGATACCGCCCAGATGATCCTGGATGTAATGTTGCCCGGCGGACTGATCGAAGGCGGCAAAGGAATTGTCACTATACAGAAAGTGCGGCTCATTCATGCAGCCATCCGGTACTACCTCAAAGAGCATGCCCCCACCGGGGCCTGGGATACTAAACACTACGGCGAGCCCATTAACCAGGAAGACATGGCCGGCACCCTGCTCGCCTTCTCTGCCGTAACCCTTACCGGACTTAAGCAACTCAATACCGAACTGTCGGAAACAGAGATGGACGCCTACATGCACGGCTGGAAGGTAGCAGGCCACCTCATGGGCATTCACCAAAGCCTGCTGCCCGATACCTACCAGGAAGGCTTTGAGCTCGCCGTCAAGATCATACAGCACCAGGCAGCAGAATCCGCCGAAGGAAAAGCCCTCACCGGCTCATGCATTGAACTCATAAACGCCATGGTTCCCGGTAAAATCTTCCATGATATACCCAAATATCTCATCAATTTCTTCATGAAAGAATATGCAGATGCCAGCGGAGTCGACCTATCCAAATGCATTGGCGTCCATATACCCGCAGGCACCAGAGACAATATCGCCATGACCGTGGCAAAATTCGCATTTGGCACATTCAGCCGGCTGGACAATAAAGTATGTATTACTAAGATAGTCCCCACCTTTAACCGCCTCATGCTGCAGGGACTTATCAACCTATTTAATAGCCGTAAATCCACACGATTCACCATACCCCCCTCTCTGCAAAGAGACTGGGTAGTAACCGGCAGCAAAGGCACTTATAAACTCATAACGGCAAAATAA